A single region of the Kwoniella botswanensis chromosome 1, complete sequence genome encodes:
- a CDS encoding isocitrate dehydrogenase, NAD-dependent — translation MFSRSASRSVVSSLRSLQAPVRHYNSAFGSSTPTSAFAGKKGSDGNYTVTLIPGDGIGPEIAQSVKEIFAAAKAPIKWEEVDVTPILKDGKTVIPEDAVTSIKKNTVALKGPLATPIGKGHVSLNLTLRRTFSLFANVRPCVSIQGYKTAYDNVNTVLIRENTEGEYSGIEHEIVDGVVQSIKLITREASERVARYAFHYASENGRNKVTAVHKANIMKMSDGMFLTACRAVAKEYPNIAYDEDLLDRVCLRIATDPTPFADRVMVMPNLYGDILSDLSAGLIGGLGLTPSGNIGRDASIFEAVHGSAPDIEGKGLANPTALLLSSLMMLRHMGLFELADKIEKAALSTIAEGKAITRDLGGKAGTREYTDAILAKLK, via the exons ATGTTCTCACGATCAGCATCTCGAAGTGTAGTGTCCTCCCTCCGGTCCTTACAG GCACCCGTAAGGCATTACAACTCTGCCTTCGGCTCGTCGACACCCACCTCGGCTTTCGCTGGTAAGAAGGGATCAGAT GGTAACTACACCGTCACTTTGATTCCTGGTGATGGTATCGGTCCAGAGATTGCTCAAAGTGTCAAGGAGATCTTTGCTGctgccaag GCCCCTATCAAGTGGGAGGAAGTAGATGTCACCCCAATCCTCAAAGATGGTAAAACCGTCATTCCCGAAGACGCTGTCACatcgatcaagaagaacacTGTCGCTCTCAAGGGTCCTCTTGCTACTCCTA TCGGAAAAGGTCACGTATCCCTCAATCTTACCCTCCGACGAACATTCTCCCTCTTCGCCAACGTACGACCATGTGTCTCCATCCAAGGTTACAAGACCGCTTATGACAACGTCAACACTGTATTGATCCGAGAAAACACCGAAGGAGAATACTCAGGTATCGAGCATGAG ATCGTCGACGGTGTAGTACAAAGTATCAAACTGATCACTCGAGAGGCTTCCGAAC GTGTTGCTCGATATGCTTTCCACTACGCTTCTGAGAACGGTCGAAACAAGGTTACTGCCGTGCACAAAGCCAACATCAT GAAAATGTCCGACGGAATGTTCTTGACTGCTTGTCGAGCCGTTGCTAAGGAATACCCTAACATCGCTTACGACGAAGATTTACTTGATCGAGTCTGTTTGAGG ATCGCTACCGACCCAACACCTTTCGCTGACCGAGTTATGGTCATGCCTAACCT TTACGGTGATATCTTATCTGATTTGTCAGCCGGTTTGATTGGTGGTCTTGGTCTTACTCCATCGGGTAACATTggtaga GACGCCTCCATCTTCGAAGCCGTGCACGGTTCCGCGCCCGATATCGAGGGTAAAGGACTCGCTAACCCAACTgcccttcttctctcctccttgATGATGCTTCG ACACATGGGTCTTTTCGAACTCGCTGACAAGATCGAGAAGGCTGCTCTTTCT ACCATCGCCGAAGGTAAAGCCATCACCCGAGATCTCGGTGGTAAAGCCGGTACTCGAGAATACACCGATGCTATCTTGGCTAAACTCAAGTAG